One part of the Rutidosis leptorrhynchoides isolate AG116_Rl617_1_P2 chromosome 1, CSIRO_AGI_Rlap_v1, whole genome shotgun sequence genome encodes these proteins:
- the LOC139902360 gene encoding glutathione transferase GST 23-like, which yields MENVKLFGTSASPYAIRIVWALTMKGVDYKFIHEDLTNKSPELLKYNPVHKKIPVLVHNDVPICESLVMLEYIDETWKDISPLLPKDPLDRAKARFWAKFGDEQVIASFYDCYMKHGKEQEEANVKVLANLEHLEKLLNEKRFFNGESLGFLDLVFGWIADYCSPLEVLTKSKLLNEDSFPNLCAWKNKFLESTPKSENWPDQESLLVRFQKMKESKNEN from the exons ATGGAAAATGTTAAGCTTTTTGGGACATCAGCAAGCCCATATGCTATAAGGATCGTTTGGGCATTGACAATGAAAGGCGTTGACTATAAATTCATACATGAAGATCTCACTAACAAGAGCCCTGAACTCTTGAAGTACAACCCCGTTCACAAGAAGATACCAGTGCTAGTGCACAATGATGTACCCATTTGTGAATCGCTAGTGATGCTTGAGTACATCGACGAGACATGGAAGGACATTAGTCCCTTATTACCTAAAGATCCTCTTGATAGAGCCAAAGCGCGATTTTGGGCAAAATTTGGCGATGAGCAG GTTATAGCATCGTTCTACGATTGCTATATGAAGCATGGGAAGGAACAAGAGGAAGCTAATGTAAAAGTATTGGCTAATCTAGAACATTTGGAAAAACTGCTAAATGAGAAGAGATTCTTTAATGGAGAAAGTTTAGGATTCTTGGATCTTGTTTTTGGTTGGATTGCCGATTATTGTAGTCCTTTAGAAGTTTTAACAAAATCGAAACTATTGAATGAAGATTCATTTCCGAATTTATGTGCATGGAAGAACAAGTTCCTTGAGAGCACCCCAAAATCTGAAAACTGGCCTGATCAAGAGTCTCTGCTTGTGAGATTTCAAAAAATGAAAGAAAGTAAAAATGAAAATTAA